A genomic stretch from Sinorhizobium terangae includes:
- the tatB gene encoding Sec-independent protein translocase protein TatB, whose amino-acid sequence MFDIGWTELVVIAIVLIVVVGPKDLPPMLRAFGRMTSKMRGMAADFRHQFDEALREADLDEVRKTISDAQSLNPTAALRDAMNPLRQLGNEIKSDLQKATTPDKPAPPEPVQPAVEAVKAEAPVEAVAEPAEIPTATATEKKIEAKTAKSVGKTKAAPAPSKKPAAATTKKAATKPPAKKTSPTGEGRAEAKAKTQKARATSRKKGDA is encoded by the coding sequence ATGTTTGATATCGGCTGGACCGAGCTTGTTGTTATCGCAATCGTCCTGATTGTCGTCGTTGGACCGAAGGATCTGCCGCCGATGCTGCGGGCTTTTGGGCGCATGACGTCCAAGATGCGCGGGATGGCGGCGGATTTCCGCCACCAATTCGACGAGGCCTTGCGCGAAGCCGATCTGGATGAAGTGCGCAAGACGATCAGCGATGCGCAAAGTCTCAATCCGACCGCGGCGCTGCGGGACGCGATGAATCCGCTGCGCCAGCTCGGAAACGAGATCAAGTCCGATCTGCAGAAGGCGACAACGCCAGACAAGCCGGCGCCACCGGAACCGGTGCAGCCTGCGGTCGAGGCGGTGAAGGCCGAAGCTCCCGTGGAAGCCGTGGCGGAGCCCGCAGAGATTCCTACTGCAACGGCAACCGAAAAGAAGATAGAAGCAAAAACGGCGAAGAGCGTCGGCAAGACGAAAGCCGCGCCTGCGCCGTCGAAGAAGCCAGCTGCCGCAACAACCAAGAAGGCGGCGACCAAGCCGCCGGCAAAGAAAACTTCGCCGACCGGCGAGGGGCGGGCTGAGGCCAAGGCCAAGACGCAGAAGGCGCGTGCGACTTCGCGCAAGAAAGGTGACGCATGA
- the serS gene encoding serine--tRNA ligase — MLDIKWIRENADVLDAALAKRGAEPLSASLIALDERRRAILQSLQDMQSRRNAASKEIGAAMAQKNSELAEKLKAEVADLKNTMPAAEEESRRIEAELADALSRIPNVPLDDVPVGADEAANVVTRIVGAKPTWNHKPLEHFEIGEALGLMDFEGAARIAGSRFTIVKGPLARLERALGQFMLDLHTQEHGYVEVQPPLLVRDDAMYGTGQLPKFAEDLFRTTDERWLIPTAEVPLTNMVREQILEGEKLPLRFTALTPCFRSEAGSAGRDTRGMLRQHQFNKVELVSITDAESSIDEHERMTACAEEVLKRLGLHYRVMTLSTGDMGFGARKTYDLEVWLPGQDTYREISSCSVCGDFQARRMNARYRTKEEKGTKFVHTLNGSGVAVGRALIAVIENYLNDDGSVTVPDVLVPYMGGQRRIEKAA; from the coding sequence ATGCTCGATATCAAATGGATCCGTGAGAATGCCGATGTGCTCGACGCCGCCCTGGCGAAGCGGGGCGCGGAGCCGTTGTCTGCGTCCTTGATCGCGCTCGATGAGCGTCGTCGCGCCATCCTTCAATCACTGCAGGACATGCAGTCGCGTCGCAATGCCGCCTCCAAGGAAATCGGCGCGGCGATGGCGCAAAAGAACAGCGAACTGGCCGAAAAGCTGAAGGCCGAAGTCGCTGATCTCAAGAACACCATGCCCGCGGCCGAGGAAGAAAGCCGCCGCATCGAGGCCGAGCTCGCGGATGCCTTGTCGCGCATTCCGAACGTCCCGCTCGACGATGTTCCTGTCGGTGCCGACGAGGCGGCCAATGTCGTGACCCGGATCGTCGGCGCAAAACCGACCTGGAACCACAAGCCGCTCGAGCATTTCGAAATCGGTGAGGCGTTGGGGCTCATGGATTTCGAAGGCGCCGCGCGGATCGCCGGCTCGCGCTTCACCATCGTGAAGGGGCCGCTTGCCCGCCTCGAACGGGCGCTCGGCCAATTCATGCTCGACCTGCACACGCAGGAACACGGATATGTCGAGGTGCAGCCGCCGCTGCTCGTCCGTGACGATGCGATGTACGGGACCGGGCAGCTGCCGAAGTTTGCAGAGGATCTCTTCCGCACGACGGATGAACGTTGGCTGATCCCGACGGCGGAAGTTCCGTTGACGAACATGGTTCGCGAGCAGATCCTCGAAGGAGAAAAGCTGCCGTTGCGTTTCACCGCCTTGACACCATGCTTCCGTTCGGAGGCCGGTTCTGCCGGACGCGATACCCGTGGCATGCTGCGTCAGCACCAGTTCAACAAGGTGGAGCTGGTCTCGATCACCGATGCGGAAAGCTCGATTGACGAACACGAGCGGATGACCGCCTGCGCCGAGGAGGTGTTGAAGCGCCTGGGACTGCACTATCGGGTGATGACGCTTTCGACCGGCGACATGGGCTTCGGCGCGCGCAAGACCTACGACCTTGAGGTCTGGTTGCCGGGCCAGGATACCTACCGCGAAATCTCGTCCTGCTCGGTCTGCGGGGATTTCCAGGCGCGCCGCATGAACGCGCGCTACCGCACGAAGGAGGAGAAGGGAACGAAGTTCGTTCACACGTTGAACGGCTCCGGCGTTGCGGTTGGCCGCGCGCTGATAGCTGTTATCGAAAATTACCTGAACGACGATGGCTCCGTAACAGTGCCGGACGTTCTTGTTCCCTACATGGGCGGCCAGCGGCGCATCGAAAAAGCCGCCTGA
- a CDS encoding biotin biosynthesis protein BioC: protein MQIANRLTAATAGDGLGNLAGRSAGEVATGNKDENGAQASQTGFFDPTPRISLSVDALLYLSRTKKSPERLPPLTRDEWNNNPSPQLASREYQAFGRFAETGDYKAYYGAFIDYYDSLRPEDQNSLRYFGTREAAVAGLRSLEYDAESGLDVDANFQALVSVFLDEDKAVHAESPPSALRADGRGFDWNKSNISYEDQPPEPRSVSEIERLYSELF from the coding sequence ATGCAGATTGCGAACAGGTTGACTGCGGCAACGGCCGGCGACGGCTTGGGCAATCTCGCCGGGCGTTCGGCGGGCGAGGTTGCGACCGGGAACAAGGATGAGAACGGCGCGCAAGCCTCTCAAACGGGCTTCTTCGATCCAACGCCACGTATCTCTCTTTCGGTTGATGCTCTCCTCTACCTCAGTCGAACGAAAAAATCGCCGGAACGATTGCCGCCTCTGACAAGGGATGAGTGGAACAACAATCCTTCGCCCCAGCTGGCATCGCGCGAATACCAGGCTTTTGGCAGGTTTGCCGAGACCGGTGACTACAAGGCTTATTATGGAGCCTTCATCGATTATTACGATAGTCTGCGTCCGGAGGACCAGAACAGCTTGCGCTACTTCGGGACACGTGAGGCGGCTGTTGCCGGTTTGCGATCACTTGAATACGACGCCGAAAGCGGTCTGGATGTAGACGCCAATTTCCAAGCCCTGGTCAGCGTTTTTCTCGATGAGGATAAGGCAGTTCATGCGGAAAGCCCGCCTTCGGCTCTGCGGGCGGATGGCCGGGGTTTTGACTGGAACAAATCCAACATCAGCTATGAAGATCAGCCGCCTGAGCCCAGATCCGTGTCGGAGATCGAAAGGCTCTATTCCGAGCTCTTCTGA
- the secDF gene encoding protein translocase subunit SecDF — translation MPKLSPLKIAIIWLVVLAGFVFALPNLFSKEELAEWPDWVPQRQVPLGLDLQGGSDFTLRVVRDDIIAERLETTIDAIGKALRNADIAYAGLSGSGQAIQFRLRDATKMAAARDALRQLTAPVDSAGLVRNQIQELVPEGAEQGDVVRLRLTNEGIDLRMASAMTEAIDVVRRRIAEVSIADPLIRRRGNDRLVVQVPGLDDPQRLKDFLSQRAELTFRWLDPSMPVQQAVDTRPPAASEILYSLDDPPIPYLVERRAFVAAEDFADAQPDYDPPTGEPVVSFKLNADALARITPLVEADSKRQFAIVLDGQVVSTPRLAEAVTGGTGRIAGNLSEDGAKNLAALLRAGPLPANLTVVEERTVGPGVGTDAIASALKAGTIAALAVAACMIAFYGFFGAIAVVAVIVNVVLIVAVLSLVGATLTLPGIAGIILTIGVAVDSNVLIYERLREEARGPGPLRKALDTGFSRVFSSIVDANLTMAIAGAILFYFGSGAFRGFAVTLAIGSVTTILTAHSLTRRLVRGWYRRRRPTRLPRGIRTGFFSEADIRFMAIRNPVFILMAALSLASLILMVSLGPNFGADFKGGSIIELRAKSGVADSADIRARLDELNLGEVRVQELGTERDVLVRVPSQEAGDNAEQTAIGLVRAELEDQYTFRRVEVVGPAASDELTRASSLGIGAAVLAILLYVWIRFEWRFALAAMIAIFHDVLLTVGFLVVTRIEFNLASIAALLTIVCYSLNDTVVIYDRIRENYVRYQKMSLSVLIDASINQTLSRTVLTALTTILALAALYLFGDGLLRSFSMTLLFGVVVGTLSSIYIAGPVLILFNRRGGRGQDPARGGEEPADTAAGTA, via the coding sequence ATGCCCAAGTTGTCGCCGCTGAAAATCGCGATTATTTGGCTCGTCGTTCTGGCCGGCTTTGTTTTTGCCCTACCGAACCTTTTTTCAAAGGAAGAGCTTGCGGAATGGCCCGATTGGGTGCCGCAACGGCAAGTGCCGCTCGGGCTTGATCTCCAGGGCGGTTCCGATTTCACACTGAGAGTGGTCCGCGATGACATCATCGCCGAACGGCTCGAAACCACGATCGACGCGATCGGCAAGGCGCTGAGGAATGCCGACATCGCCTACGCCGGCCTGTCGGGCAGCGGGCAGGCGATCCAGTTCCGCCTTCGCGATGCGACGAAAATGGCGGCTGCGCGCGATGCATTGCGCCAACTGACCGCTCCCGTCGATAGCGCCGGCCTCGTTCGCAATCAGATACAGGAACTGGTTCCGGAAGGGGCGGAGCAGGGCGATGTCGTTCGCCTGCGGCTCACCAACGAGGGGATAGACCTCAGGATGGCCTCGGCTATGACCGAAGCCATCGACGTCGTGCGCCGGCGCATTGCTGAAGTCAGTATCGCGGATCCGTTGATAAGGCGCCGCGGCAATGATCGTCTTGTCGTTCAGGTGCCTGGGTTGGACGATCCGCAACGGTTGAAGGATTTTCTGAGTCAGCGCGCCGAGCTCACCTTCCGGTGGCTCGACCCATCGATGCCGGTGCAACAGGCGGTTGATACGAGGCCGCCAGCGGCAAGTGAGATCCTCTATTCGCTTGATGATCCACCGATTCCCTATCTGGTCGAAAGGCGGGCCTTCGTTGCGGCCGAGGATTTCGCCGACGCGCAGCCTGATTACGATCCGCCAACCGGTGAGCCCGTTGTCAGCTTTAAGCTCAACGCCGACGCGCTGGCGCGCATCACGCCGCTTGTGGAGGCCGATTCAAAAAGGCAGTTCGCGATCGTGCTTGATGGGCAGGTGGTGTCGACGCCACGGCTTGCCGAGGCGGTTACCGGCGGCACCGGCCGGATCGCCGGAAATCTGTCCGAGGACGGTGCCAAGAACCTCGCGGCCTTGCTGCGCGCGGGACCGCTACCGGCGAACCTGACCGTGGTCGAGGAGCGTACCGTCGGCCCTGGTGTCGGAACCGACGCGATCGCAAGCGCGCTCAAGGCCGGCACGATCGCCGCGCTCGCCGTCGCAGCGTGCATGATCGCATTCTATGGCTTCTTTGGCGCAATTGCGGTGGTCGCCGTCATCGTGAATGTAGTGCTGATCGTTGCGGTGCTCTCTCTTGTCGGCGCGACTTTGACCTTGCCGGGGATCGCGGGGATCATTCTCACCATCGGCGTGGCAGTCGATTCGAACGTTCTCATCTACGAGCGCCTTCGTGAGGAGGCGCGCGGCCCCGGACCCTTGCGAAAAGCGCTCGACACCGGCTTTTCGCGCGTCTTCAGCAGCATCGTCGACGCCAACCTGACGATGGCGATAGCCGGCGCCATTCTGTTCTATTTCGGCTCCGGCGCCTTCCGCGGTTTTGCCGTAACGCTCGCGATCGGAAGCGTGACGACGATCCTGACAGCCCACAGCCTGACACGCCGCTTGGTCCGCGGATGGTATCGCCGCCGCCGGCCCACGCGATTGCCCCGGGGCATTCGCACAGGCTTCTTCAGCGAGGCGGACATCCGGTTCATGGCGATCCGCAATCCGGTTTTTATTCTGATGGCAGCGCTCTCGCTTGCTTCGCTGATCTTGATGGTCAGCCTGGGCCCCAACTTTGGGGCAGATTTCAAGGGCGGATCGATAATCGAGCTTCGCGCGAAGTCCGGTGTGGCCGACAGCGCGGACATCCGCGCTCGTCTTGACGAGCTGAACCTCGGGGAAGTCCGGGTTCAAGAACTCGGCACGGAACGAGATGTCCTCGTCCGCGTTCCTTCACAGGAGGCCGGCGACAATGCTGAGCAAACCGCGATCGGATTGGTGCGGGCTGAACTGGAGGATCAGTACACATTCCGTCGGGTGGAGGTTGTCGGACCGGCCGCTTCCGACGAACTGACACGCGCCAGCAGCCTGGGTATTGGCGCGGCCGTCCTGGCCATTCTGCTCTATGTCTGGATCCGGTTCGAATGGCGATTTGCGCTCGCTGCAATGATAGCAATCTTTCATGACGTCTTGCTGACCGTCGGCTTCCTTGTCGTAACGCGTATCGAGTTCAACCTTGCGAGCATTGCCGCCTTGCTGACCATCGTCTGTTATTCGTTGAACGATACCGTCGTGATTTACGATCGCATTCGTGAGAATTATGTGCGCTATCAAAAGATGTCGCTTTCGGTACTGATCGATGCGTCGATCAACCAGACACTTTCGCGCACTGTTCTGACGGCTCTAACGACGATATTGGCGCTTGCGGCGCTCTACCTGTTCGGCGACGGTTTGCTTCGCTCCTTCAGCATGACGTTGCTTTTCGGCGTGGTTGTCGGGACGCTCTCGTCGATCTATATCGCGGGCCCGGTTCTCATCCTATTCAACCGCCGGGGCGGCCGCGGGCAGGATCCCGCTCGCGGCGGCGAAGAGCCGGCGGACACAGCAGCAGGGACGGCCTGA
- a CDS encoding ATP-binding protein → MQENKIDTLINEMQKLSAAIERIAGPAPAVNDWSQAECFVWAPSNRHLQPVAKPNRIDLALITGVDHVRDILFDNTLRFAEGYPANNVLLWGARGMGKSSLVKAVHARVAHETGTSLKLVEVHREDIATLPALMEILKAAPMPVIVFCDDLSFDHDDTSYKSLKAVLDGGVEGRPANVLLYATSNRRHLLPRNMMENEQSTAINPSEAVEEKVSLSDRFGLWLGFYKCSQDDYLAMIDGYARYYDLKVDRETLHADALEWATTRGSRSGRVAWQFIQDLAGRLRRQLGDPA, encoded by the coding sequence ATGCAGGAAAACAAGATCGACACACTGATCAATGAGATGCAGAAGCTTTCGGCGGCTATCGAGCGGATCGCGGGCCCGGCGCCGGCCGTGAACGACTGGAGCCAGGCGGAATGCTTCGTCTGGGCCCCGAGCAATCGCCATCTGCAGCCGGTCGCAAAGCCGAACCGCATCGACCTCGCACTGATCACCGGCGTCGATCACGTTCGCGACATCCTTTTCGACAACACGCTTCGTTTCGCTGAGGGCTATCCAGCAAACAACGTGCTTCTTTGGGGTGCGCGCGGCATGGGCAAGTCTTCGCTGGTCAAGGCGGTCCACGCGCGGGTCGCGCACGAAACCGGCACGTCATTGAAACTTGTCGAAGTGCACCGCGAAGACATCGCGACCCTGCCAGCTCTGATGGAGATCCTGAAAGCGGCACCGATGCCGGTCATCGTCTTCTGCGACGACCTTTCCTTCGACCACGACGACACGTCCTATAAGTCGCTGAAAGCGGTTCTCGACGGCGGTGTGGAAGGCCGCCCCGCCAACGTCTTGCTCTACGCCACCTCCAACCGCCGGCACCTGCTGCCGCGCAACATGATGGAAAACGAGCAATCGACCGCGATAAACCCGTCGGAGGCGGTAGAGGAGAAGGTTTCGTTGTCTGACCGTTTCGGTCTTTGGCTGGGCTTTTACAAGTGCAGCCAGGACGATTACCTCGCGATGATCGACGGATACGCCCGTTACTACGACTTGAAGGTCGACCGAGAGACGCTCCACGCTGATGCGCTGGAATGGGCAACGACGCGCGGATCGAGATCCGGCCGCGTCGCCTGGCAGTTCATTCAGGATCTGGCCGGCCGGCTGCGTCGACAACTCGGCGACCCGGCATAG
- a CDS encoding protein-L-isoaspartate(D-aspartate) O-methyltransferase produces MMLRLRGEGMANHDLLKAVEQTPRSQFAPPQYQAEAYSQRLIPLDCGSFMEGYDFAVRLLHCLNIKPGQRILEVGTGSGFTAGVMGRLAERVLTIDRYQTLVSSAQKNLEKSGIRNVVVRQADGSAGVPGEGTFDRILITAAFNSLPRMFSDHLVSGGTLLVPIMMSETLCRIVRVNRTGSRFDREDLFDAPYLPIVPQLASFL; encoded by the coding sequence ATGATGCTGCGACTGCGCGGCGAAGGAATGGCGAATCATGACCTGCTGAAGGCGGTCGAACAGACGCCGCGCAGCCAGTTTGCCCCGCCGCAATACCAGGCCGAGGCCTATTCCCAGCGATTGATACCGCTCGATTGCGGGTCGTTCATGGAAGGCTACGATTTCGCCGTCCGGCTGCTGCACTGCCTCAACATCAAGCCGGGGCAGCGCATTCTTGAGGTCGGTACCGGCAGCGGCTTCACCGCGGGCGTCATGGGTCGTCTCGCCGAACGCGTCTTGACGATCGATCGATATCAGACGCTGGTGAGTTCGGCGCAAAAGAACCTAGAAAAGTCTGGCATTCGCAACGTCGTCGTGAGGCAGGCCGACGGCAGTGCAGGAGTGCCGGGCGAGGGCACGTTCGACCGCATCCTCATCACCGCGGCATTCAACAGCCTGCCCCGCATGTTTTCCGACCATCTGGTCTCCGGCGGAACCTTGCTGGTCCCAATCATGATGAGCGAAACGCTCTGCCGGATCGTTCGCGTCAATCGCACCGGCAGCCGGTTCGATCGCGAGGATCTATTCGACGCGCCTTACCTCCCGATCGTACCGCAACTCGCATCATTCCTCTGA
- the yajC gene encoding preprotein translocase subunit YajC, giving the protein MFITEAFAQTGAPSAGGADILMSILPFLLIFVVMYFLIIRPQRAQMKRREELLKNIRRGDQVVTGGGIVGKVTKVVDDAELEVEIADGIKVRVVRSGVSEVRVKGEPVKE; this is encoded by the coding sequence ATGTTCATTACCGAAGCTTTTGCGCAGACCGGTGCCCCAAGCGCGGGCGGCGCAGACATTTTGATGTCTATTCTGCCCTTCCTCCTGATCTTCGTTGTTATGTATTTCCTGATCATCCGCCCGCAGCGTGCGCAGATGAAGCGTCGCGAAGAGTTGCTGAAAAACATTCGTCGCGGGGATCAGGTCGTCACCGGCGGCGGCATTGTTGGCAAAGTTACCAAGGTCGTCGATGATGCGGAACTCGAAGTCGAGATCGCCGACGGCATCAAGGTTCGCGTCGTCCGCAGCGGGGTTTCCGAGGTCCGCGTGAAGGGCGAACCGGTCAAGGAATAA
- a CDS encoding LysM peptidoglycan-binding domain-containing M23 family metallopeptidase produces MRKFVSPSAGKSTIRLCAAILLAGAATGCSSDVSRFNGLFSRSDDITTSSIPQNTMPVPQGDVAGGQLAAAPSGGGDASYGQPYPVAGQSAVYNPAPVSSARVASTPMSVQRTVLADPSTAAPQPQTLPAQRQAQPVAVAKAETLSAAPRETASKGGWGTQNAPAVLVRQGDTVASLAKRFGVPEKEILRVNGLKSAGQVEPGQRLVIPTFGVASSAAKAAASNSIADIDGGQQRPLPLPADKREAAILPGQSQSREKNESRSDVAAGKLASKGEGSGGDGLYTVKPGDSLNRIAKANGVSVSALKQANGLNAEAIRVGQKLKMPGAATPATDAMATASVPTKKAETKVASLDQSKPAEYKPPVARESVSEVATKTTDTDEDLPKSTGISKYRWPVRGAVVAGYGANVDGNRNDGINISAPEGTPIKAAENGVVIYSGSSLKELGNAVLVRHDDGTVTVYGNASELKVQRGQKVQRGQTLAASGMTGKATQPQVHFEVRKNATPVNPTTYLE; encoded by the coding sequence ATGCGTAAATTTGTATCTCCCAGTGCAGGGAAGTCCACGATCCGCCTGTGTGCGGCGATCTTGCTGGCAGGCGCTGCTACCGGTTGCAGCTCGGATGTCAGCCGCTTCAACGGGCTTTTTTCAAGATCTGACGACATAACGACCAGTTCCATCCCGCAAAATACGATGCCGGTGCCGCAGGGCGATGTCGCCGGCGGACAGCTTGCGGCGGCTCCGTCGGGCGGAGGGGATGCGTCCTATGGACAGCCGTACCCGGTCGCCGGCCAGAGCGCCGTTTATAACCCGGCGCCCGTCTCCAGCGCGCGTGTCGCCTCTACTCCGATGAGCGTGCAGCGCACAGTGCTGGCAGATCCATCCACGGCGGCGCCGCAGCCGCAGACGCTTCCGGCGCAACGGCAGGCGCAACCCGTTGCTGTCGCCAAGGCTGAGACTCTGTCTGCAGCGCCCAGGGAGACGGCGAGCAAGGGCGGTTGGGGCACGCAGAACGCGCCCGCGGTTCTGGTTCGCCAAGGCGATACAGTCGCCTCCCTTGCCAAGCGCTTCGGAGTTCCGGAGAAGGAAATACTGAGGGTGAACGGGCTGAAGTCGGCTGGCCAGGTAGAACCCGGTCAGCGTCTTGTCATCCCGACGTTCGGAGTTGCGAGCAGTGCCGCGAAAGCGGCTGCCTCCAACTCAATCGCCGACATCGATGGCGGCCAGCAGCGGCCGTTGCCACTGCCGGCGGACAAGCGCGAAGCGGCGATCCTTCCCGGCCAATCGCAGTCGCGTGAAAAGAACGAAAGCCGCAGCGATGTTGCCGCAGGCAAGCTTGCCTCCAAGGGAGAAGGTAGTGGCGGCGACGGCCTCTACACCGTCAAGCCGGGTGACTCGCTGAACCGCATTGCCAAGGCGAATGGCGTATCGGTCAGCGCTTTGAAGCAGGCAAACGGTCTGAACGCCGAGGCGATCCGCGTCGGCCAAAAGCTGAAGATGCCGGGTGCCGCGACTCCCGCGACCGATGCGATGGCAACGGCGTCAGTGCCGACCAAGAAGGCGGAGACCAAGGTTGCTTCGCTCGATCAGAGCAAACCTGCCGAATATAAGCCACCGGTCGCCAGGGAGAGCGTTTCGGAAGTCGCGACCAAGACGACGGACACTGATGAGGACCTGCCGAAGTCCACCGGTATCAGCAAGTATCGTTGGCCGGTGCGCGGCGCGGTCGTTGCCGGGTACGGCGCGAATGTCGACGGCAACCGCAACGACGGCATCAACATCTCCGCACCGGAAGGCACTCCGATCAAGGCGGCCGAAAACGGTGTGGTCATTTACTCCGGCAGCAGCCTGAAGGAACTGGGCAACGCCGTTCTGGTGCGCCACGACGACGGCACGGTCACGGTCTACGGCAATGCCTCGGAACTCAAGGTCCAGCGCGGACAGAAGGTGCAGCGCGGACAGACGCTTGCCGCCTCCGGCATGACCGGCAAGGCGACCCAGCCGCAGGTGCATTTCGAGGTGCGCAAAAACGCTACCCCGGTGAACCCCACAACCTATCTCGAATAG
- the tatC gene encoding twin-arginine translocase subunit TatC — translation MSGDIEDRPQPLIEHLIELRTRLMWAIGAFFVAFLVCFYFAKQLFNFLVLPFKWAVSWAGLSHRNVELIYTAPQEFFFTQIKVAMFGALVIAFPVIASQIYKFVAPGLYKNERAAFLPFLIASPVLFLIGGALVYFFFTPMVMWFFLAMEQGGGEGQVSIQLLPKVSEYLSLIMSLVFAFGLVFQLPVITTLLARVGFVTAQGLAEKRKYAIVIAFVVAAVLTPPDPVSQIGLALPAILLYEISIYTARLVERQRERDALASEIASSQESSSETAGPAKG, via the coding sequence ATGAGCGGCGATATCGAGGACCGGCCGCAGCCACTGATCGAGCACCTCATCGAGTTGCGTACAAGGCTGATGTGGGCGATTGGCGCATTTTTTGTCGCCTTTCTTGTATGCTTCTATTTTGCCAAGCAACTGTTCAACTTCCTCGTCCTGCCGTTCAAGTGGGCGGTGAGCTGGGCCGGCCTCAGCCACCGCAACGTTGAGCTCATTTACACTGCGCCGCAGGAATTCTTCTTCACGCAGATCAAGGTTGCGATGTTCGGCGCTCTCGTGATCGCCTTTCCGGTGATTGCCTCGCAGATCTACAAATTTGTCGCGCCTGGCCTCTACAAGAACGAGCGCGCTGCATTCCTGCCTTTCCTGATCGCTTCGCCGGTTCTGTTTCTCATCGGCGGCGCGCTGGTCTATTTCTTCTTCACGCCGATGGTCATGTGGTTCTTCCTGGCCATGGAGCAGGGCGGCGGCGAGGGACAGGTTTCAATCCAGCTCCTGCCGAAGGTATCGGAATATCTCAGCTTGATCATGTCGTTGGTATTCGCCTTCGGTCTGGTCTTCCAGTTGCCCGTCATCACCACGCTGCTTGCGCGCGTCGGTTTCGTCACGGCCCAGGGGCTCGCCGAAAAGCGCAAATATGCGATCGTCATCGCCTTCGTCGTCGCTGCCGTTTTGACGCCGCCCGATCCCGTGTCCCAGATCGGTCTTGCGCTGCCAGCCATCCTTCTCTACGAAATTTCCATCTATACGGCGCGACTCGTCGAAAGACAGCGCGAGAGAGACGCTCTCGCAAGCGAGATCGCTTCTTCGCAGGAAAGTTCCTCCGAGACGGCCGGACCCGCGAAGGGCTGA
- the surE gene encoding 5'/3'-nucleotidase SurE, with translation MRILLTNDDGIHAEGISVLERIARTISDDVWVVAPEVDQSGLAHSLTLSEPLRLRQVSERHFALRGTPTDCVIMAVRQILDRKPDLVLSGVNVGANLADDVTYSGTVAGAIEGTLQGIRSIALSQAYQHTIDRAVPWDVVESHAPALIRTLMDIELPDGTLINLNFPNCPADAVAGTDVTSQGKLEFGLSIDERVDGRGFPYFWLRFGERAGDFRDGTDIHALRENKISVTPLKLDMTDYTVQDRIARALREGTVA, from the coding sequence ATGCGCATCCTGCTGACGAACGACGACGGCATTCACGCCGAGGGGATTTCCGTGCTGGAGCGGATCGCACGGACGATATCCGACGATGTGTGGGTCGTCGCTCCCGAGGTGGATCAGAGTGGTCTCGCCCATTCGCTGACGCTCTCCGAGCCTCTGCGCCTGCGCCAGGTTTCGGAACGGCATTTTGCCCTTCGGGGGACGCCGACGGATTGCGTGATCATGGCAGTGCGGCAAATTCTCGACCGCAAGCCGGACCTCGTCCTTTCGGGCGTGAACGTCGGAGCGAACCTTGCCGACGACGTCACCTATTCCGGAACCGTGGCTGGCGCGATCGAAGGCACACTGCAGGGGATCCGTTCGATCGCGCTCAGCCAAGCCTATCAGCATACGATTGACAGGGCCGTACCATGGGACGTGGTCGAAAGCCATGCGCCGGCGCTCATCCGTACGCTGATGGATATTGAGCTGCCCGATGGAACATTGATCAATCTGAATTTCCCCAATTGTCCGGCCGACGCGGTGGCCGGAACGGACGTCACATCACAGGGGAAGCTCGAATTCGGATTGAGCATCGACGAGCGCGTCGACGGCCGGGGATTTCCCTATTTCTGGCTGCGCTTCGGTGAGCGCGCCGGCGATTTCCGAGACGGAACCGACATTCACGCTTTGCGCGAGAACAAGATCTCGGTAACTCCGCTTAAACTGGATATGACTGACTATACCGTCCAGGATCGCATCGCACGCGCATTGCGGGAAGGGACTGTCGCTTGA
- a CDS encoding Mth938-like domain-containing protein, producing the protein MAKGIEIREAHFPGRAPIDAYGNGGFRFADMSHRGSVLMLPSGIYAWDTVEGDPLSVDKFKRVLDEAREIEVLLVGTGREIRPLPAELKAAMRAQNISSDPMSTGAAVRTYNVMLAESRAVAAALIAV; encoded by the coding sequence ATGGCAAAAGGCATCGAAATTCGCGAAGCGCACTTTCCCGGGCGGGCGCCGATAGACGCCTATGGAAACGGCGGCTTCCGGTTTGCAGACATGTCTCACCGCGGCTCGGTCCTGATGTTGCCGTCCGGCATCTATGCCTGGGATACAGTCGAGGGTGATCCGCTTTCGGTGGACAAATTCAAACGTGTGTTGGACGAAGCGCGTGAGATCGAAGTGCTGCTTGTGGGGACGGGGCGCGAAATCCGACCCTTGCCGGCCGAGCTGAAGGCGGCCATGCGCGCTCAGAACATCTCCTCCGATCCGATGAGCACCGGGGCGGCGGTCAGAACCTATAACGTGATGCTCGCCGAATCGCGCGCCGTTGCCGCGGCCCTGATCGCGGTGTGA